GGAAGCAGTCAGCTGTAAGCTGACTATGGCAATGAAATTCTATGACCAAATTCaatttaaaaataacaataaaaatcCCACAAGCAGAAAACATCACAATTTTATTAATGggttttctttataaatataaattgattttgtttattaAGGTAGATTTCCGAAAGACATTTTGCAGACATTACAAGCATATAAAGAATCATGATCAAGAGCTACTTGCCTGGAGCTATGTAGCCGTAAGAACCCGCAACCCTTGACATGGCATGGTGGAAATTTGGTGAATTCATCAGCTTTGCCAGCCCAAAATCTGCCAAATAAGCTTCACACTTGGAATCCAACAGTATATTGTTGCACTTTACGTCTCTATGAAGAATAGCTGGAACACAGTCGTGATGGAGATAAGCGAGACCTTGTGCTGTTCCCACAGCAATCTTATACCTCGTCTCCCAGTCCAAGCTCCTATTCTCCTGCAACAGTTGTTGCAGATTTCCATTAGAGATGTAATTGTACAGTAGGAGCTTCACGCACTTGTTCGAACAGTAGCCCAAGAGCTTCACAATGTTCCTGTGCCGGATGTGCCCGAGAATCTGAATCTCTGAAGTGAAAGCATCCATTAGTTCTTCTTCCCTCTTCGATTTCCAGAGCTTCTTCACAGCGATCAGCTCCCCATTCGGCATTTCGGCCTTGTAAACAATCCCTGAACACCCTTTCCCAATGACGTTCTCATCTTTCAAGCAGTCCAAGATGTTGTCGACTGTGAAATTCAGCTTCTGGAAAGGTATGAATGTCCATGGATATGAGAAATCGTCAGCGCCTGACGATAATGATTTCTCACCCATGGACTTCCTACTTCTATTTATCACAATCCAAGATGTGAAGAGCGCCATTGTCACTGAACCCAAAATCACACAGATCAAAGCTACCGTTTTCGCAGACCTGAGCCCGTTTCTATGCATCAGAGACGAAGAACAGGCGGACCCATCAAAAGATTGGCATAGTTTCGGGTTCCGAAGGTACGAATTTTCTGATAGAGTCCTGAAAAATGGGTTCACAGGAATCGGGCCAGAGAAATCATTGTACGAAATATTCAAGAAAGTAAGACTAGTTAACTCACCCAAAACCCCAATTCCTCCATATAACATATTCCGTGAAAGATCCAATGACTGTAGCTGTGTCAAACCCGCCATTTccttgggaatttcacccataaACCCATTCGAGCTCAAATCCAAACTAATCGTCAAGCTAGTCACGTACCCAATCTCTGGAGGAATCGGCCCAGAAAGGCCATTGAAGCTCAAATCGAGCAATGTCAGTTTCTGCAAGTTCTTGATGGATGTCGGCAATGACCCAGTTAAAAGATTGTTGTCGAGGATGAGCTTGTTCAGGTAACTCAAATTGCCAAAACTTGATGGGATTTCACCAGTGAAGCTGTTGTGGCTTAAATCAAGCTGCTCGAGATTTATTAGTTCTCCCAACTGAAACGGGATTTCTCCAGTAATATGATTATTGTGGATATCCAATAGTTCTAAAACTGTTATATTTGCAATCTCAGTGGGCAGTCTATCAGAGAAATGGTTCGTGTATAAATCTAAGAAGACAAGATTCTGCAACTTGCCTATCTCTTTCGGAATTGGACCCGAGAGCTGATTCTCTCCGAGCCTCAATCTGACCAAAGACTCGCAATTTGAGACGTTGGAAGGCAGCCTGCCCGACAATGCATTGCCCAAGAGTAGAAGCTTGCTCAGCTTCTTCAAACCAAACAGCTCTTCTGGAATCGACCCGGTAAGCCGATTCTTGGAAAGATCAAGAGCATACAGTTCGGTGCAATTTCCGAAAGAGGCGGGTATGGCGCCTGATATGGCATTGCCCCACAAGAAAAGGCTCTGCAAGAATTTCAAATTACCAATCTGCCATGGAATAGACCCAGACAAGATGTTCTTATCTAGCTGCAGAGTTGTTAAGCTGGTGCAATTGCTCAACTGCCATGGAATCGAACCTGTAATTGAGTTATCTGAAAGATGGAGCTGTTCCAAGATCGAAAGCTTCCCGAACTCACCTGGGATTTCGCCTGAAATCCTATTGGCGGAGATGTCGAGAACAACCAGCAATGAACAGTTGGAGAGCTCTACAGGGATGGGCCCTGATATCGAATTCCCCCACAGAAACAAGCTAGTGAGCTTCTGCAGCTTACCCAATTCGGGCGGGACTGTGCCGGTAATCTTGTTCATGTGCAGATACAAATTCCGCAGCTCGGAGCACGAACCCAATTCAGGCGGAATTGAACCAGAGACATCGGTGTCGTAGAGAGCCAGTGTCTGTAGATTGACTAGATTTCCGAACGTGGGCGGGATTGGGCCGGAAAGGCCAGTAGCAGCAGCGCCGAACGTGGTGAGATTGGTGATTAGACCAAGCTGGGGAGGAATGGCACCAATGAGGAACGGGTTCCCACCAATGCGGAGCTGTTGGAGGGAGGCTAAAGAGCCGAATTGCTGGGGTATGGAGCCGTTGAGGAGGTTGTCTTGGAGACAGAGGACTTGGAGGGAGGACAGATTGGCAAGGGAGGGAGGAATGTGGCCGGAGAGACGGTTGGAGTTGAGGAGGAGGAATTGGAGAGTGGGGATTGAGCCGAGCAGAGGTGGAATGGGGCCGGAGAGGGAATTGGAGGAGAGGTCGAAGACGCGAAGGTGGGAGAGGAGTGAGAAGGAAGGCGGGATGGTGCCGGAGACGTTTGAAGAGGAGAGATTGAGGAGTTGGAGGGAGGAGAGGGAAGAGAGGTGGGGCGGGAGGGAAGTGAGGTTGAGGAATGTGtttgggagtgagagagagattaCTCTGTTTTGAGGGGAGCAGGTGATGCCTTCCCATGAGCATGGGGTGGGGTGGGAGGGGTTCCATGAGGGGAGAATTGTGGAAGGGGAGCTGATCTCGGCTGCTgcaaggagagagaggagggctTGCCCATCTGGGGAGAGGGAGGTGGCTAATGTGGTGAAGGAGAAGATGAGAATGGAGATGATGGTGATTGGGTTTTGAAGTTTCCTCATTTGGGTGGGTTGGAGTTTGAGAGGATGGTGATTTGGGAGTGTTGTGGGCGATTGTGATTGAGTGTGGGAGAGAGGGTGTGCATGAGAGATGTTGTTGTGAGGTTTCTTCATTTGGGAGGTTTGGAATTTGAGAGGATGGTGTTTTGGGAGtgttatggatggtttggattgagtgTAGGAGAGAGGATGTGCatgtgcatgagagagagagagatagagagagagagagagagagatgtttgggatttatggatggttaaaattgaaTGTGGGAGATGATATGCATGTGAAGGAGAGATGGGTGATAGTGATGATACTTAAAAgtcatatgagagagagagagagagagagagagagagagagagaggtgaagcTTGAAGGAGGTAAGAAGGTTatttgggtgtgtttggaagcTGATGATTTGCATTCAAAAGAGGATTTGGGTCATGTTTGGTGATGTTAGCATAGGGATGCCATGCATACACAtgcgcgtgagagagagagagagagagagagagagagagaagaagaagaagaagaagaagaagaagatggtagaGTTTCAGCTTTCAACCAGAAATGGCAGATGAATGGTGGTGATGGAGGTGGCCATCTTCTCTGTCATGGATGGATGGGTGAGAGTGGTGGATGTGGTGACTGGTGCTGTTCTAGCTTTGGGTTTTAAACCATGTAGTTTAATTCCACAATTACGAAATTGCCCCGCGGTGAAGCACCTTGGTGCTATGGATACTTGCGACTTGCGTGTAGGATTCCCATTCCTATCTATTCCCACGTGCAATTTTGCATGTATTCTGCAGATCCATACCGTTCGTCAGATAGGGAACCCTCAAACATTTTCCATGGCCCAAAAAAAGCTGATCCGGTCAAAAGTGGAGTCAGACGCTCGTGACACATCTGGACCGTTCTTTTTTTTTACTAACCATCTTCCTATACACGTGTTGCCAACTGATGAGGAGTGACTGTACCGGCTTGAATTTTTGTGCCACAAGCGCatatacagtgggacccacctgaggaaCGACAAGGATTCCACGTCGGCATCCAGAGGGATAGTAATATTTAACCGTCTCCTTTCTTCAAGGAACCCAAGGGtcagtttgggcggtgggattaaaagggattaggtgggattggattcaaaaaacataattattaaccAGGGCGGGATTGTCCCCGAATACCGTGGGATAAAgttaatgccctgctttgttgataagacggtggtatattgaatgaatatacccaacatcatttgaaattactaagaataacatacatgtgttatatctaagctgtttatttgttttataacattattttatggcatggacctaaaaatgagatagatccaaaacttatgtggcctcaaagaagttttcaacggtgagtattcattaactgttgctttctatggtagggtccacttgagctttagatttacctaattttttggcctatGCTTAAAAGTAATctagataaatgggtggacggtatagatatatcccacacatcatggtgggacatacacaacttgctaaacatTAACTGTAATTGACACGAACCAgtgcaattccatttaattccatttaatgtaattccaagcttccccatcttcccaaacatggagtagaATTGGCACACGACTAGATGCAAtaccatcccacctaagcccatctaatccagccgttGCATCTGgtcgtgtgccaattccactccatgtttgggaagagtggaaaagcttgtaAGTAGGCTAGCTGGAATTGTATCGgtccgtgctaatatcactcaatattagcaagttgtgtaggtcctattatgatgtgtgggatatatccacactgtccacccatttttcgagatcattttaaagcatgggccaaaaactcaagtagatctaaagctcaagtggaccccaccatagaaagaaatggaaattgaatacttaccattgaaaacttctttggggtcacataagttttggatctgtctcatttttaggcccattccataaaatgaggttacaaaacaaataaacaatttagatataacacacatatGTTATTttaaatagtttcaaatgatggtgggtatctcctttcaatgtaccaccgtattacaaactaAAAAGGGAGTTAAGCGTATCCCATGGTATCAGGGAACAGtctctgccatgggtaataatgtgttttttgaatcccatcccacctaataccgtgggatcggtccggccaaacaggccctaaaagtgcACTCCTCTCACGTGGAAACAAGGAGGATGTGCGAGATCAGAGCCGTTCATCAGGCGATTATTATCACCGGTTAGTTGCCATGCCTCTGCTTATATGATCATCAGGAGGttcacacaaaacaaatgaacggtcggGGGAAGTTGATTAAAGTCTCAGTTCCATGTCCCAATCCGCCGCTGATCAGATGGGCCTATTTTTTGAGAAATGTCATCTACATAAAGTAGATAACCGGCTCCcatgtggaagcggattggctggtgtacctcgcgccagctatatagctgttgtatttacATTAGCAAGatccgtgggtctgatcatgaagtatgtgttatatccaaaccgttcatccacttgGAGACcccgtcgtaaggcttgagacgaaaaataagacagatctaaatatcaagtggactacactgcaaaaatcagtgggggattgaacttctaccattgaaaccctttttgaggtcacagtagttttggatctatatgaaatttgtttttcatcttcattcaggtctttgtgaccttatgaacagattggatggaaaataaacgttgtggTTGGCCTTActaattgtttaacggtgaaaacatTATCTCCGcttttatttgtggtgtggtccaaatgatctttggatatgattcattttttggataatgctctaaaatgatctctaaaaatagataaaccgtgtagatataataaatagatcactgtggggcccatgtaactttgatctcttttgaaccgttcgtaaactgggagcttgaggagcgtcagtgctcgtcctcgcacgacacgtacctacagcagctatatagctggtgtctggtacaccagccaatccgcttccctcccaCGTTGCACACACGTGTTCATCGTCTCCACGTGTGAAGCGAGTGCCCTTATCAGTACTAGTCCATCTCCCCACGTACGAGTCAATATCTTATCTAGTTGCAGGCACCACGCTCCACCGTGCTGCATATCTTGAGCTCCCACAAAAACTGGATGTTCCTGCATCAATCGGGTGATCTGGACCATTTAATGGCTATTCACCATTATTTttggtggtgtggttcacttatgatttggatctgtttgattttttggataatgcttatactgagctgtaaaaacggatggacggcgtagatatgcaacatattcatcaaggtgggcccgatacggtgggggtaacacccactaaagtgttactgggtaacacctaatccgctcccctcttTAAGTCGTCAACACAAGGACACTCTGGTCTCACGAAAATAAACCTCACCCAACAGTGTGCGGCCCTGACTGTGGGgagatgcatgtattctatatccacaccatccatcagtttttccagctcattttagggtatgatctcaaaaatgaagcagatccaagtttTAAgaggaccataccattggaaacagtgctGAATGAACGCTCAccgttgtttattttccatccaacatattgATAAGGCCACACGATCTggatgaagaaaataaaaaaacaaatatcaaattgatccaaaacttgtatggcccacgagaagtttatagtggtcaatcaccacatttccctctggtgtagtccacctgagatatggatctgcttcatgtactaaatcatgcactaaaatgagc
This region of Magnolia sinica isolate HGM2019 chromosome 1, MsV1, whole genome shotgun sequence genomic DNA includes:
- the LOC131254005 gene encoding LRR receptor-like serine/threonine-protein kinase RGI5, yielding MKKPHNNISHAHPLSHTQSQSPTTLPNHHPLKLQPTQMRKLQNPITIISILIFSFTTLATSLSPDGQALLSLLAAAEISSPSTILPSWNPSHPTPCSWEGITCSPQNRVISLSLPNTFLNLTSLPPHLSSLSSLQLLNLSSSNVSGTIPPSFSLLSHLRVFDLSSNSLSGPIPPLLGSIPTLQFLLLNSNRLSGHIPPSLANLSSLQVLCLQDNLLNGSIPQQFGSLASLQQLRIGGNPFLIGAIPPQLGLITNLTTFGAAATGLSGPIPPTFGNLVNLQTLALYDTDVSGSIPPELGSCSELRNLYLHMNKITGTVPPELGKLQKLTSLFLWGNSISGPIPVELSNCSLLVVLDISANRISGEIPGEFGKLSILEQLHLSDNSITGSIPWQLSNCTSLTTLQLDKNILSGSIPWQIGNLKFLQSLFLWGNAISGAIPASFGNCTELYALDLSKNRLTGSIPEELFGLKKLSKLLLLGNALSGRLPSNVSNCESLVRLRLGENQLSGPIPKEIGKLQNLVFLDLYTNHFSDRLPTEIANITVLELLDIHNNHITGEIPFQLGELINLEQLDLSHNSFTGEIPSSFGNLSYLNKLILDNNLLTGSLPTSIKNLQKLTLLDLSFNGLSGPIPPEIGYVTSLTISLDLSSNGFMGEIPKEMAGLTQLQSLDLSRNMLYGGIGVLGELTSLTFLNISYNDFSGPIPVNPFFRTLSENSYLRNPKLCQSFDGSACSSSLMHRNGLRSAKTVALICVILGSVTMALFTSWIVINRSRKSMGEKSLSSGADDFSYPWTFIPFQKLNFTVDNILDCLKDENVIGKGCSGIVYKAEMPNGELIAVKKLWKSKREEELMDAFTSEIQILGHIRHRNIVKLLGYCSNKCVKLLLYNYISNGNLQQLLQENRSLDWETRYKIAVGTAQGLAYLHHDCVPAILHRDVKCNNILLDSKCEAYLADFGLAKLMNSPNFHHAMSRVAGSYGYIAPEYGYTMNITEKSDVYSYGVVLLEILSGRSAVESHVGDGLHIVEWVKKKMGSFEPAINVLDMKLQGLPDQMVQEMLQTLGIAMFCVNSSPTERPTMKEVVALLMEVKSPPEEWGKTSQPLIKPVNHR